The Sporosarcina sp. Te-1 DNA window CTCGTTCAACACAACGTTGAAGAAAGCGGCTCGCAAATCAGGCGGAATATCCCCTAGGAAGACGTGCGAATCCACTTCCCTACGCTGGTATAATCCAGATCAGGTTCGAAGGGTCCGTGTATGTATACACGTCTCAGTCTTTATCAAAGACTCCCCTAGTGGTCTATCCTTTTTAGTTTTCACCATCACTATAACATAGTTTCCGAGTTTATCAAGTGGGGCAAAGAACCCGGTCATTTACCATTCGGATTGCCGGTGTCCGAACTGACACAGAGAAAAATAACATCAGCATTACTTCGGTTGTACCAATAATGCGATTCCTGTGCACTGTAAAATAAGGATTCCCCTTTTGCTAACTCACGCTGGTTTCCTGAAATTTCAACTGACAAGACGCCTTCCAGTACGAAGACAAACTCCTGCCCGGCATGGATGATTGGCTGTCCGCCATCTTCGCCGGGTTTTAGTATCACACGCATGGGCATGAAATCTGGCGAATGAAAACCGGGCGCCAAATTTTGATAATGGATGCCATAGGAGGCGATCCGTTCAAACATAAAGGAACTTCCTGTTTGTTCTGGAATTACTTCTTCAAAAAAGTGGGCGGGACTGACATGGAGGACAATCGCTATTTTCTTCAACGATTCGAGTGTAGCTGATGATTTTCCCAGTTCGAGCTGTGATAGGAAACTAATGGAGAAGCCGGTTGCATCCGCAATTTCCTTCAATGTCAGATTTTTTTCCTTCCTGATGGATCTAATCTTTTGTCCGAGTTCATTCATCATGCAAGTCGCATCCTTTATATCGGAATAAATGTAAAATAAATATTCTATATTGACAGACTACTGTTTGTTGATTAAGATTATAACAAAATTGAAGTAACACTTCAATTTACGATGAACTTAGGGGGGAAGTTTGTGGAGAAAAGGGATATGAGACGGGTATTGATCGCAAGTCTAGTCGGGAGCTCCATCGAATGGTTCGACTATTTTCTTTACGGGACAGTAGCGGCTCTAGTCTTCAATACGATGTTTTTTGTTTCGGAAGATCCATCGATCGGTTTAATACTAGCTTATGCATCGTTTGCTTTATCATTTTTTATCCGTCCGCTCGGGGGAGTTATTTTCAGTCATATCGGAGATAAAATCGGACGCAAGAAAACACTTGTTTTGACGTTAAGCCTTATGGGTATCGCGACGTTCGGAATGGGGCTTTTGCCGACCTACTTTGCGATCGGCATTTGGGCACCTATTCTTTTAATAACGCTCCGGCTTATTCAGGGCTTGGGTATCGGAGGCGAGTGGGGAGGCGCCATGCTGCTCGCTGTTGAATATGCTCCAAAGGAAAAGCGCGGTTTTTTTGGATCCGTGCCGCAAATGGGCGTCACGATTGGAATGGTGCTAGGGACGTTAGCACTGTCTATCATGACACTTCTTCCGGAAGATGCTTTCATGAGCTGGGGATGGCGAGTGCCGTTCCTGTTAAGCTCCTTGCTCGTTGTATTTGGTCTTTGGATCCGTAAAGGCATTGAAGAGACGCCATCATTTCGGGAAGTGCAATCAAAAGGATCGATACCTAAAGTGCCTGTTGTGGATACATTCAAATACCATTGGCGTGAAGTATTGATTGCGATCGGTGCAAAAGTTGTCGAGACGGCGCCGTTCTATATTTTCGGGACGTTTGTCGTTTCCTATGCGACTCAACATGTAGGTCACTCAAACAATGAAGTGCTCATGGCTGTCATGGTCGCAACTATTATTACAACGATCTTAATTCCGCTGATGGGGCGCCTGTCTGATAAGGTGGGCAGAAAGCCGCTCTACGTGTATGGAACTATCGCGATGGGACTCTATGCGTTTCCGTATTTCTGGCTGTTGCATCAAGGTTCCAACACGATGATGTTCATTGCCACAATCGTTGGACTTGGCATTATCTGGTCGCCGATTACGGCAGTCCTTGGAACGATGTTTTCGGAAATCTTCTCGGCTGAGGTCAGATATACAGGCATTTCGCTTGGTTATCAAATAGGAGCCGCATTGGCCGGAGGGACGGCACCTTTGATTGCCACGGCGTTGCTTCTGAAGTTCAACAATTCGTATGTGCCGGTTGCTTTGTATATCATTTTTACCGCTGGGGTGTCGCTGCTTGCCATTTGGGCAGTGCGGGATCGGAAAGACCAGCACTTGGATGAAATAAATGCTGTTCCCACGGAAAAGACAACGATTGGCACTAAAGAGTTCAGCTAGAAGGAAAGAAGGAGGGGTATCATGATTACAATGAATGAAGCGCAAATAATGGAAATGTACGGCATGGAAGAAGCCGTTCAAGATGTAGCAGACGTGCTCCATTCACTTGCGGCCGGAAAGGTGGAAAATCCGCCACGCACAGTCATTGAGTTCCCTGAGCGAGGTGCATCCATTCTTTATATGCCTTGCGCGGACATAGCCGAGGGGATCGCGACAAACAAAACTGTATCCATATTCCCGGGAAATCCCAAGGCCAATGGGATGCCGACGACGCAGGGCGTTATCTTAGTCACAAATGCTAAAGACGGACGGCATCTTGCCCTTCTGAATGCATCCTATTTAACGAGACTGCGGACCGGTGCTATGACAGCTTTGGCCACAGATCGTCTAGCAAAAACCAATGCGTCTGTTCTATGTGCAATTGGAACTGGGGGAATGGCGTATGAACAAGTTCTCGGTGTTCTTGCCGTCCGTTCCATAAAGGAAATCCTGCTCGTTAATCCGACCGAATCAAAAGCAAGGACATTCGCAGAACGGTTGCGATCCGAGGGCAGGGTTGGGGATGATGTAACCATCGAGATAATAAAAGACGTAGGAGATGCTGTCCGCCGTGCTGATATTATCAACTGTGCAACCCGGTCAACGACACCGGTTTTCGACGGGGCAGCCATACAGCCCGGCACTCATGTAAACGGTGTCGGTTCCTATTTGCCTCATATGCGGGAAGTCGATGAAACATTCATTCTTCAATGCTCAAAAATTGTAGTAGATGATTTGCATGGTGTGCAAGAGGAAGCGGGTGAACTGATCCATGCCAATCGACAGTCGGACTGGTCGTTCGACAACCTGCATGGAGAACTTGTCCATCTGGTCACAGGGCAAATCAAAGGCCGCGAACTGGAGAATGAAATCACTTTCTTCAAATCAGTCGGTGCTGCATACTTCGACCTCGCCGTCGCCAAAGGGGTTTATCGGAAGGCGGAGAAAGAAGGTCTTGGCGTGATTGTCGGTATCTGAACAAGAGAAAACGGCCTTCGAGGGCCGTTTTTTTTTTGACAAACATGATAATCATAACCGAATACACTTTTTTTGTTAAAATAAAGCTTCCTCAAATCCTTTTGCTTGGATTGTACCTCTTTCTATCTCCTCAACAAAATGACAAGCGGCTTCGTGTCCTGCTGTCATCCCTCCATGTTTTTTCAGCACAGGAACGTCGGTTTTGCATTTGGCTTGCGCAAATGGACAACGCGTATGGAATCGGCAGCCAGACGGTGGATCAATCGGCGACGGTACATCTCCGGTCAGGACAATATGTTTTTTCTCTCGAGTAGGATCCGGAACAGGGATAGCTGAGAGCAACGCCTTCGTATAGGGATGTTTTGAACTATCAAATATTGAATATTTATCACCAATTTCTACGATTTTCCCTAGGTACATGACGATGACACGATCCGATATATGTCGAACAACGCCAAGGTCATGGGAGATAAATAAATAGGTCAATTGAAATTCTTTCTGTAACTCTTCCAGAAGGTTCAACACCTGCGCTTGAATGGATACGTCCAATGCTGAGACTGCTTCATCGCAAATGATCAGTTTTGGATTGACTGATAAGGCACGGGCGATGCCGATCCGTTGTCGTTGTCCGCCCGAAAACTCGTGTGGATAGCGATCAGCTTGGTATTCATTTAACCCTACGGTCTCCAGAAGTTCAATAATACGCTTTCGTCTGTCTTTGGCGGGCAGCACCTTCTGGATTGTCATCGCCTCATCCAATACATCGGCTACTGTTTGCCGTGGATTAATGGAAGCATAAGGGTCTTGAAAAATGATTTGCAAGTCTTTTCGATGTTTTTGCATGCCCCGCTTGGATAAGGTCGTCAGTTCTTCACCGTTGAAGACGACAGACCCTTCAGTCGGCTCCTCGAGTCGAAGAATGGCTCGGCCGGTTGTTGATTTACCGCAGCCGGATTCTCCTACGATACTGACCGTTTCCCCTTCGTAAATGGTGAAGCTTATATCGTCGACAGCCTTCACATAATTGACGGTACGGCCCATCATGCCGCCTTTAATCGGAAAATACTGTTTCAGTCCTTCGACCTTCAGCAATTCTTTTCTCACCATAGACCATCACCTCCGATTCGCCTTCCCATTTCTCAGAATAAATCCAGCAACGGACATCATTTCCTTCCCGATCCTTCAGTAAATCCGGAAGATCTTGCTTGCATAGCTCAGTCGCAGCTGGACACCGCGGTGCAAAGCGGCAGCCGATCGGCATGTCTTTGGGGTTCGGTACATTGCCGCGGATCGGTTCCAGTTTTTTAAGTTCTATATCATGCCGTGGCAATGAATTTAGCAAGCCAATTGTATATGGATGCTTTGGTTTTTGAAATAATGTCTGAACATCCGAATACTCGACGACCTGCCCGGCATACATGACCGCTACAAAATCACAAGTTTCCGCAACGACTCCCAAGTCATGCGTAATCATAATGACTGACATACCAAGACGCTTCTGCAACCCTCGAATTAAACCGAGTATCTGAGCTTGTATGGTAACATCCAATGCAGTCGTCGGCTCATCGGCAATCAAGATCTCCGGATTGCAGGCAAGTGCCATGGCAATCATGACCCGCTGTCGCATGCCGCCTGACAGTTCATGCGGATACTGCTTCACTCGCTTATCAGGAGATGGGATTCCGACAAGCTTTAACAATTCGACGGAACGAAGCAGCGCCTTTTTTTTCGACAAGTTCTGGTGCTTTATAATGGATTCACTTATTTGCTGGCCAACCGTAAAAACAGGATTCAAGGATGTCATGGGCTCCTGAAAAATCATAGAGATGGTATTGCCTCTCAAATCACGCATCTTTTTGTCTGAATATGACAAAATGTTTTCCCCTTTGAACAGTATCTCGCCGCTTTTAATTTTCCCGTTGGTTGCCAATAGTTTTAGGATGGAAAGCGCGGTAATGCTTTTTCCTGAACCAGATTCACCTACAATGCCAAGGGTTCCTCCTGCTGGAAGTGTAAAATTGACACCGTCGACCGCTTTGACTTCTCCTTCATCTGTATAGAACGAAGTACGGAGATTCCGTACTTCCAGTAATGTCTCTGCCAAGTTGGCACCCCACTTTCGCTTAAATTAATTCAAATCAATCCGCTTGTTCAACAGTCGATACGAAATATCGACTAGCAGATTGACGAATACGAATAAGAACGAAATGATGAGAACGGTCCCTTGAACAATCGGAAAGTCCCTAGTCCGAATGGCATCAATAGTCAAGCGTCCCATTCCGTTTATAGCAAAGATGTGTTCCGTCAATACCGCTCCGCCAAGAAAACCGCCGAATTCAAGTCCGACGACTGTGATGACAGGAATCAAAGCGTTCTTAAGCGCATGACGATAAATGACAATTCGCTCGCTCATCCCTTTTGCCCGGGCTGTACGTATATAATCCTGCCCGATCACCTCAAGCATGGACGATCTTGTCATCCGTGCGATAATAGCGGCGCCTCCTGTGCCGAGAGTAACGACCGGCAAAAGGACTTGCCGCCAATCATCTCCCCACCCGGACGCACGCATTTTCATGAAGTCCGGCAACCACTCAGGTCCGATTGCAAACCACTGGATGAGCATGAGGCCAAACCAAAAATTTGGCATGGACAGGCCGAACAAGGCGATGAGCATGATTGTAATATCCGACCATGTATAATGTCGCACTGCTGAAATGATGCCAGCGATCAATCCAATAAATACGGCAAGGATCGTGGCATAAAAGGAGAGTTCGACAGTCGTCCAAAATCTGACCTTAATTTCGTCCATCACGGGACGCCCGCTTCGGATTGAGTTTCCCAAATCCCCTTGTACTACATTTTTCATATAGTTGAAATATTGGACGGGCGCTGGTTCATTCAGCCCTAACTTTTCCCGGATCTGTTCCACCGTTTTTGGGGAAGCTCCTTCACCCGCAATGATTTGGGCGGGATCTCCCGGTATTAAATACATTAACGAAAAGACGAGAATGGAGACGCCGATCAGAACTGGAATTGTCTGGAGCAGGCGCCTAATAATAAATTTTGTCATTTTGAAGCCCCTCCTTACTTTTTCATTTTCGGATCGAGTGCATCTCTCAATCCATCTCCAAAGATATTGAATGCCAATACAACGAGAACGATCATGATTCCAGGAAATAATACGAGATGCGGCGCCTCTCTCATGTAGGCGCGACCCTCACTCAGCATCGCTCCCCATTCGGGAGTCGGCGGCTTCGCACCCAAACCTAAAAAGGCAAGACCGCTGGCCGTCAAAACAGCAGTAGCGATGCGAAGAGTCAATTGGACAATAATAGGTGATAGGACGTTCGGCAAAATATGCTTAAAAATGATCCTTCCGTCGGATGCTCCCAGCGCTTTCACGGCATCGATATATTCGAGCTTGCGGACCGAAAGGGTGGAACCCCGAACAACTCGGGCAAAGGTTGGTACAGAAAATACACCGACTGCAATAATGACATTTGTTAAACTGCCGCCAAGTACAGATACAATAGCAAGCGCGAGCAAGATTCCCGGAAAGGCAAGAAGCACATCCATTGTCCGCATAATGACTGTATCCAATATGCCGCCGTAATAACCTGAAATGATGCCGAGAAAGACACCGATCACTCCCCCAAGTGCAACGGATAAAAAACCGACTTTCATCGTAATGGCCATGCCGTGGATAATTCGAGTGAAGATATCACGTCCATAATTATCCGTACCAAACCAATGCTCCGCAGATGGCGGTTGGAGTTTAATTGAAATTTGAGTTGCATTTGGGTCGGCTGTCGTGAAATAAGGACCAAACAGTCCAGTCAGAATAAAAAAAAGAATTAATGCCCCGCCGACGACGGCCGCCTTGTTTTTACGAAGCCTTCGCCAAAATCCCTTGTATGCTTCCACTCTCGGGCTGGAACGCTTTTGCCCAAAGTCCGCAGCAGGCGTTTGTTGAACCATGATGAACACCTTCCCCCAGATTTTTGTAACCAATCAGTTGGTAGATTAGTTGGTTTACAGTAGCATAACACGAAAAAGTATTTTGACAAACTTAATTTGTTAGTATTTTTAGTTTATTTTTAATTATTA harbors:
- a CDS encoding helix-turn-helix domain-containing protein — protein: MMNELGQKIRSIRKEKNLTLKEIADATGFSISFLSQLELGKSSATLESLKKIAIVLHVSPAHFFEEVIPEQTGSSFMFERIASYGIHYQNLAPGFHSPDFMPMRVILKPGEDGGQPIIHAGQEFVFVLEGVLSVEISGNQRELAKGESLFYSAQESHYWYNRSNADVIFLCVSSDTGNPNGK
- a CDS encoding MFS transporter, translated to MNLGGKFVEKRDMRRVLIASLVGSSIEWFDYFLYGTVAALVFNTMFFVSEDPSIGLILAYASFALSFFIRPLGGVIFSHIGDKIGRKKTLVLTLSLMGIATFGMGLLPTYFAIGIWAPILLITLRLIQGLGIGGEWGGAMLLAVEYAPKEKRGFFGSVPQMGVTIGMVLGTLALSIMTLLPEDAFMSWGWRVPFLLSSLLVVFGLWIRKGIEETPSFREVQSKGSIPKVPVVDTFKYHWREVLIAIGAKVVETAPFYIFGTFVVSYATQHVGHSNNEVLMAVMVATIITTILIPLMGRLSDKVGRKPLYVYGTIAMGLYAFPYFWLLHQGSNTMMFIATIVGLGIIWSPITAVLGTMFSEIFSAEVRYTGISLGYQIGAALAGGTAPLIATALLLKFNNSYVPVALYIIFTAGVSLLAIWAVRDRKDQHLDEINAVPTEKTTIGTKEFS
- a CDS encoding ornithine cyclodeaminase family protein translates to MITMNEAQIMEMYGMEEAVQDVADVLHSLAAGKVENPPRTVIEFPERGASILYMPCADIAEGIATNKTVSIFPGNPKANGMPTTQGVILVTNAKDGRHLALLNASYLTRLRTGAMTALATDRLAKTNASVLCAIGTGGMAYEQVLGVLAVRSIKEILLVNPTESKARTFAERLRSEGRVGDDVTIEIIKDVGDAVRRADIINCATRSTTPVFDGAAIQPGTHVNGVGSYLPHMREVDETFILQCSKIVVDDLHGVQEEAGELIHANRQSDWSFDNLHGELVHLVTGQIKGRELENEITFFKSVGAAYFDLAVAKGVYRKAEKEGLGVIVGI
- a CDS encoding ABC transporter ATP-binding protein, which translates into the protein MVRKELLKVEGLKQYFPIKGGMMGRTVNYVKAVDDISFTIYEGETVSIVGESGCGKSTTGRAILRLEEPTEGSVVFNGEELTTLSKRGMQKHRKDLQIIFQDPYASINPRQTVADVLDEAMTIQKVLPAKDRRKRIIELLETVGLNEYQADRYPHEFSGGQRQRIGIARALSVNPKLIICDEAVSALDVSIQAQVLNLLEELQKEFQLTYLFISHDLGVVRHISDRVIVMYLGKIVEIGDKYSIFDSSKHPYTKALLSAIPVPDPTREKKHIVLTGDVPSPIDPPSGCRFHTRCPFAQAKCKTDVPVLKKHGGMTAGHEAACHFVEEIERGTIQAKGFEEALF
- a CDS encoding ABC transporter ATP-binding protein: MAETLLEVRNLRTSFYTDEGEVKAVDGVNFTLPAGGTLGIVGESGSGKSITALSILKLLATNGKIKSGEILFKGENILSYSDKKMRDLRGNTISMIFQEPMTSLNPVFTVGQQISESIIKHQNLSKKKALLRSVELLKLVGIPSPDKRVKQYPHELSGGMRQRVMIAMALACNPEILIADEPTTALDVTIQAQILGLIRGLQKRLGMSVIMITHDLGVVAETCDFVAVMYAGQVVEYSDVQTLFQKPKHPYTIGLLNSLPRHDIELKKLEPIRGNVPNPKDMPIGCRFAPRCPAATELCKQDLPDLLKDREGNDVRCWIYSEKWEGESEVMVYGEKRIAEGRRTETVFSD
- a CDS encoding ABC transporter permease, coding for MTKFIIRRLLQTIPVLIGVSILVFSLMYLIPGDPAQIIAGEGASPKTVEQIREKLGLNEPAPVQYFNYMKNVVQGDLGNSIRSGRPVMDEIKVRFWTTVELSFYATILAVFIGLIAGIISAVRHYTWSDITIMLIALFGLSMPNFWFGLMLIQWFAIGPEWLPDFMKMRASGWGDDWRQVLLPVVTLGTGGAAIIARMTRSSMLEVIGQDYIRTARAKGMSERIVIYRHALKNALIPVITVVGLEFGGFLGGAVLTEHIFAINGMGRLTIDAIRTRDFPIVQGTVLIISFLFVFVNLLVDISYRLLNKRIDLN
- the nikC gene encoding nickel transporter permease, which translates into the protein MVQQTPAADFGQKRSSPRVEAYKGFWRRLRKNKAAVVGGALILFFILTGLFGPYFTTADPNATQISIKLQPPSAEHWFGTDNYGRDIFTRIIHGMAITMKVGFLSVALGGVIGVFLGIISGYYGGILDTVIMRTMDVLLAFPGILLALAIVSVLGGSLTNVIIAVGVFSVPTFARVVRGSTLSVRKLEYIDAVKALGASDGRIIFKHILPNVLSPIIVQLTLRIATAVLTASGLAFLGLGAKPPTPEWGAMLSEGRAYMREAPHLVLFPGIMIVLVVLAFNIFGDGLRDALDPKMKK